The following nucleotide sequence is from Halorussus caseinilyticus.
TGCGACGGCGCGCTCAAACCCGACGCCGTGCTGTTCGGCGAGCAACTCCCCCGTGATGCGCTCGCCCGCGCCCGCCGACTCGCGGCCGACAGCGACGTGTTTCTGGTCGCCGGGTCGTCGCTTACGGTCGAACCCGCCGCCTCGCTCCCCGCCGAGGCCGCCGACCGCGGCGCGACTCTCGTCGTGGTCAATCTGGACGAGACGCCGCTGGACTCGCGGGCGGACTACGTGTTCCGCGCGGACGTGACCGAGACGCTTCCGGCGCTCCGGGACGCCCTCCGCGAGTAGAAATTGCCGGAATCGCGGCCGCCGAGCAGAAGTTGCACCTATCCGCCGACCCTAAGCCCGTGGCCCGCATCGTCGGAAACGAGCATGACCGACTCCGACGACTCCGCCGACAGCGGCATCCACACCGACAGCGTTCACGCGGGCCAAGACCCCGACCCCGCCACCGGGTCGCGCGCACCGCCAATCTACCAGACGAGTTCGTACGTGTTCGACGACGCCGAACACGCCGCCTCGCTGTTCGCCCTCGAAGAGGAGGGCAACATCTACAGCAGACTCACCAACCCGACCAACGCCACCCTCGAAGAGCGACTCGCCACCCTCGAAGGCGGGGTCGCGGCGCTGGCCACGTCGAGCGGCATGGCCGCGCTCGACCTCGCCACGTTCATGCTGGCTTCGGTCGGCGACAACGTGGTCACGGCGTCGTCGCTCTACGGCGGCACCTACACCTACTTCACCCACACCGCCCCGCGCCGCGGCGTCGAAGCGACGTTCGTGGACACCCTCGACTACGACGCCTACGACGAGGCGATAGACGACGACACCGCGTTCGTCCACCTCGAAACCATCGGCAACCCCGCGCTCGTCACCCCCGACATCCAGCGCATCGCCGACATCGCCCACGACCACGACGTGCCCCTGTTCGTGGACAACACCTTCGCCACGCCATACCTCTGCAACCCCATCGACCACGGCGCGGACCTCGTGTGGCACTCCACCACGAAGTGGCTCCACGGGAGCGGTTCGACCATCGGCGGGGCGCTCGTAGACGCCGGAACTTTCCCGTGGGAGGACGGTGACTACCCCGAAATCGCCGACGAGAACCCGGCCTACCACGGTATCAACTTCCGGGAGACCTTCGGTGACGCCGCGTTCGCCTACGCCGCCCGCGCCCGTGGTCTCCGCGACTTGGGCAACCAGCAGTCGCCGTTCGACGCGTGGGTCACGCTCCAGAAACTGGAGTCGATGCCCCTCCGGGTCGAACGCCACGCCGAGAACGCGCTGGAAGTCGCCGAGTTCCTCGAAGACCACGACGACGTGGCGTGGGTCAACTACCCCGGATTGGAGAGCCACGAGACCCACGAGAACGCCACGAAGTACCTCGACGGGGGCTACGGCGGCATGATAACCTTCGGCTTGGAGGGTGGCTACGAAGCCGGACGCGCCGTCACCGAGGAGACCGAACTCGCCAGTCTGCTCGCCAACGTCGGGGACGCCAAGACCTTGGTCATCCATCCCGCCAGCACGACCCACCAGCAACTCACAGAGGAAGAGCAACTGGCCAGCGGGACGACCCCGGACCTCGTGCGCCTGTCGGTCGGCATCGAAGACGTTGAGGACATCATCGCCGACTTGGCGCAGGCTATCGAAGCGGCGCAGGACCGGGCCTAATCGGTTACGGTGGGTTTTCGGCGACGTTGAGGTTCGTCGGTGTGTTCGAGTCGTAGGCACGCCGCCAAAGTTTGTGAACTGCACGGGCTACGGTCTTCGGCTCTTCTACCCGAATACAGGACGCTTCGGCGTCCTTCGACGGTGCGTTCGGTGCTGGATGGAAGTGACGTTTTGGCGCACTCTCCTTCGGATGACAGTCCCAGCGAAAGTTCACGGTCTCCGAATCGACGTGGTGAAAACTGTAGCAACCACTCCGATACCACGTCACGTCGAATCGCGCCCACGATGCGTCTCCGATTCCGTCTTCGAGATGAACGTGGAGTTCCTGTGGATTGAGAAGGTCGTTCAGTCCAGTCTTCGACTCGTCCACTAGTCCGTCGAGGCTCAGAAAAACCTCGCAAATTTGCTCCATCGCAACTACATCTGGTGGTCCGAGTTCGCCGTCTAAATCATCTCTGGGGAGCATGTATTTTAATCTATGCGTCCACTCCAGAGCCCCGTTCGGCGAATGCGCCTTTCGTCCGTTCTTTCGACTCGGCCGTTTCTGCGTGTGGTGCCGCCTTCGCTTGCGGGGCCGCCCCGTCGTCCGGGTCGAAGTCGTAGAGCGAGAGGGCGGCTTTCGCCACGTCGAGGTTCTCTTCGAGGGTTCGCCAGCGCGCGACGGCTTGCCATCCCTCGTCACTAGACTCGAGTTCGTAGGCGAGGTCGTCGGGGTCGTTTGCGCCGTACTCGTTTCGAAGCGAGGCGATTTTGTCTCGCAGGCGCTGGATGGAATGGGTCAGCTCCTGCTTGGAATATTCGCGGTGAATCGCGGCGATTCGACTCATCGCAACACTCTGGGCAGACCGCTTGTACTGCGTGCCCTGTTCTGCTGGCACCGCCTCCGCTCGGCCGACCTCCGCGAACGTCGAGAGGTGTTTGCGTGCGGTCGGTTCGCTAACCTGTGCGCGCTCGGCGATTTCCTTTGCGAACTGTGGTTCGGTCGTGGTGTCGAGAATGTCTTTGACGCGCTCGAATGGCGTTGTCTCCTCGACCCACTCTTCAACTGCGGTTTCGTTCACGTCGCCTTCCCACGGTGGGGAAGACGATGGGTTCTGGTTGGTCATCGTCGTGGCTCTTACCCGTACTTCACGTGGCAAAGCAAAAATAGTTTCCCTCAGAAAACTCTGTTTTCCTACTCTCCGCGCCGTCCCGCGTGGCCCGGATAGTCGCGCTCGAATCTGTCCTCGATTTCGCCCTCGCCGAACTCGATTATCACGGGCCGACCGTGCGGGCAGGCGTAGGGGTTCTCGCAGTCGTCCAGCGCCGACAGAAGTTCCACGACCGACCCCTCCCGGAGCGAAGTGTTGCCCGTGATGGAGGGGTAGCACGCGAGGTCCGCGAGCAGGTCGTCGGCGACGGCCTCCACGGTGTCTCCCCGGTCGTCGGGGTCGGTGGAGACGAACTCGCCCAGCGCGTCCCGGAGGAGCGCGGGGTCGAGCGTCTCGTCCAGTACGGTCGGGGCGGTCCGGACGACGACCCGGCGGTCGGCCGCCGGGTCGTCTCGTTTGCCGTCCCCGCCTTCCGCTCGCTCGGCCCGGAACCCCAGTCGCTCCAGTGCCTCGCGGTACTCCTCGAAGACGGCCGCTTCGCCCGCCGTGAGTTCGAGTTCGACGGGTTGAGCGAGCATCTGCGTGGTCGCGTCGTCCTCGAACTCCGCCCGCAGTCGCTCGTAGTTGACTCGCTCGTCGGCGGCGTGCTGGTCCACGAGGACGAGTCCCTCGGGCGTCTCGGCCACGACGTAGGTGTCCTGCAGTTGGCCGAGAATCCGCATCCGGGGAAGGGTCTCGAAGTCGGGGTCGGCGGTGGTTCCTCCTGCCAAGGTCTCGGACTCGGTGGGGGCCGAGAACTTTCGGTCGGCCGCCGGACCGGTCGGTCCGGCGGCCGACTCCGCACTCGACTCGTCGTGGGAGTCGGTCGCACTTGCGTCGTCGGTGGTCGCGCTGGCGGTCGTCTCGACTTCGCTCGTGTCCGCGGCGCGTCCGTCCGCGTTCGCTCGCTCGCGCTCGCTCGTCTGCTCGGGGTCGCTCGCCCGTCCGCGCTCGTCCGCTCGCGGTTCTGCGTCCCCACGCTCGTCTGCGCCTGCGCTCGCAGACGTGCGCTCGGCCGCGACCCCACGCTCGCGCTCGGGGCCGCTCGCCCGCGAACGCGTTCGCGGGCGAGCGGACGACTCGTCGGTGGTATCACGGGCCGCGTCGGTGGTCGCGGTATCGTCTGGCGTCACCGAACCCGAGTCTCCTCGCTCGGCGGCGTCCAGCGTGGACTGCTCTCGGTCGCCGTCGTCCTCGTCCACGAGTCTCGACTGGGTTTCTCGCCGCTCGCGCTCGGGTTCGACGCTGGTCTCGTCGGGTGCGCTCCGCCCTCGCGGGGCCGACGACCGGACGAGTCCGTGGTCGAGCAGAGCGTCCTCGACTTCGGTCCCGACTGCCTCTTTCACCGCGGACTCGTCGGACCACCGACACTCCATCTTCCGGGGGTGGACGTTCACGTCCACCTCGTCGGGGGCCACGTCGAGGAACAGGACCGCGAAGGGGTAGCGTTCCGCCGAGAGTTGCCCGCCGTAGGCTGAGAGGACGGCATCCCGGACGACAGGCGAACTCACGTACCGGCCGTTAACGTAGGTCGAAACGTACTCTCGGGTGCTTCGGGTGGTCTCGGGGTCGCTGACGTATCCCGAGACCGACACCGCGCCGTCACTCTCGCCTTCGACTGGAATCATCGCGGTGGCGACTTCCCGGCCGTACACCGAAAGGAGCGCGGACTGGAGGTCCCCGCGGCCGGTCGTGGCGAACACCTCGCGGCCGTCGTGAGTCAGCGAGACGGCCACGTCGGGGTTTGCCAGCGCGTACCGGGTGACGACCGTGTTGACGTGCGAGAACTCGGTGGTCGTCGTCTTGAGGTACTTCCGGCGCGCGGGGGTGTTGTAGAACAGGTCCGTGACTTCGACCGTCGTCCCCTCCGGGCACCCCGCGGGACCCACTGACTCGACTTCGCCGCCCTCCATCCGGAGTTCGGTCCCCCTGTCGCCGCCGCGGGGTTTCGTGGTGATGGTCGTCCGGGCCACCGCGCCGATGGTGTGGAGCGCCTCGCCGCGAAAGCCCAGCGTCGTCACGCCCGCTTGGAGGTCCGCGGCGTCCTCGATTTTGCTGGTGGTGTGTTCCCGGACCGCGGCGCGCACGTCGTCCTCGCTCATGCCGATGCCGTCGTCGCTGACCGCGATGCGCTCGGTGCCGCCGTTCTCGACGGTCACGTCGATGCGGTCGGCGTCGGCGTCTAAGCTGTTCTCGACCAGTTCCTTCACGACCGAGGCCGGGCGCTCTACGACCTCTCCGGCCGCGATTTTGCGGACGGTCGCGTCGTCGAGACGGGTGATTCGGTCGCTCATGGTCGGACGCCGGTGGTCTCGGTCGGTCGCAGTGCGACGGTGCCAGTCCTCATCACCCCCAACGAGACGGCACGACCCTTTCAATCTGCTGTTGGTTCCGTCGCGCCGCCGACTCGCAACGACGCCGCGACCGGTCTCACCCTCCGGCCGACCGGCAGGTTATACTTCGCCCGGCCGGAAGCGGGGCTATGCAGTTCGTCGTCTCCGACACCCACTTCGACCACGGCAACATCATCGACTACTGCGACCGACCCTACGACTCGGTGGAGCAGATGAACGAGGCGCTGGTGGCGAACTGGAACGCCGCCGTCGGCGAAGACGACGAAGTGGTCTTCCTCGGCGACCTGACGATGGCCAACGACTTCGGCGCGTTCTCGACGTGGGTCGAACGCCTCGACGGGACGATTCAGTTCGTCCTCGGAGACCACGACGAGTGGGTGATGCCCACGCTCGACGGAGTAGAGATACGCGAGACCTACCAGTTCGAGTACGAGGGCGTCCCGTTCTACTGCGTCCACGACCCCGACGACGCCCCGGCCAACTGGCGCGGGTGGGTCCTCCACGGCCACCACCACAACAACTGGCCCGACCGGTTCCCGTTCGTCAACCCCGACGAGCGCCGGGTCAACGTCTCGGTCGAGTTGATAGACTACGCGCCGTTGGCCCTCCCGACGTTGCTCGACTGTCTCACGCGATTCACGTGGTTAGACCGCCTCCCGGACGACGTAGAGTGACGACGCGGCGTCGTTGGAAACGACGCCGCGTTGCCTTCGGGCGTTCTGCGTCGCTTGTGCCGACCGGCGCGCCGCCGACGGCCTGCACGCGCCCGTCAGCGCACTGCGCTGACGGGCGCGTCCGCGTTAGGGTAATCTATAGATGCATTTAGGCAATCTACAGCATTGTGAAGGAAACGAAAACGATGCTAAAGCACGCTCGATTACGGCCGACTCGCCGCCGTCACGCTTCTTCGCGGGCCGCCTCCAGCGACGCGAAGAAGCCGAAGTAGGCGACGACGCCCCCGGCCAGCGCGAGGTGGTAGGCCCACGTCGGTCCCTGTAGCACGTCGAACAGCACCGAGACGACGGCGACCCAGACGACGGCGAACACGAAGTCCGTGACCATGCCCGACCGGTGTTCGCGGACGTGGTTACGGACCTCTTCGCGGACCGCGGCGACGTTCACGATTCGGCCTCCCGTTCGTCCACGACTAGCACCGACCGGTGAGTCGAACGCAGGACGCGCTCGGTGACGCTCCCGAGGAGTATCCGAGAGACGCCGGACCTGCCGTGGCTTCCCATGACTACCAAATCCATGTCGCGGTCCTCGGCGAAGTCGGCGATGACCTTGTGGGGTCGGCCGCCACGGAAGTGTTCCTCGACTTCGAGTCCGCGCTCACGGCCCCGTTCGGCAACGTCTCCGGTCGCGTCGCGGGCGCGGGCTTCGAGTTCGTCCATCTCGCCGAACCGGCCCTGTCGGATGCGCTCTACCTGCTCGGTGCCGAGGCTCAACTCCGCGGCGTCGGTGTCCACGACGTAGAGCGTATGGACTTCGGCGTCGAACTTCTCGGCGATTTCCAGCGCCTCGCCGACGGCCTGAGCCGCGGTGTCGCTCCCGTCGGTGGGGATGAGGATGCGCTCGTACATCTCAGTCGTCCCCCTGCACGTGACTGCCGTCAGACGCGAAGTCTGACGAGGTCTGACTCTCTTCGTTCGTCAGACCGCCGTCGGTCGAAACCACGTCTTCGGCGCTCTGCTGTTGGCCCATCGGTTCGGGGCTGTGACACTGCCGGACGATGCGCTTGATGCGCTCGGACGGTTCGTCGGTCACCAGCGAGACGCCGATGGTGACGGCGAAGACGATTGGCGTCCCGAGGAGTGCGGCACCGACCGCCGGGAACAGGTCGGCGTAGACCTGCACGACCGGACCGGCGTCGGTAGCGAAGATGAGCTCGTTGAACACCGCGCCGAGCCAGATGAGCAGTCCCGTCGTCATCCCGGCCAGCGCGCCCTGTCGGTTGGCGTTCTCCCACCAGAGACCGAGGAAGAACATCGGGAACAGCACGAGACCCGCCAGCGAGAACGCCAGCGCGACCAACTCGCCGACCAGCGCGGGCGGGTTGAGCGCGGTCACGGTCACGATTGCGCCCAGCACGATGATGGTCGCGCGGCCGATGATGAGTTGCTGGCGCTGGGTCGCGTCCTCGTTGATGATGCTCGTGTAGATGTCGTGTGCCGCCGCCGAGGACGCCGCGATGAACAGGCCCGCGGTCGTCGCAATCGCCGCGGCGATGCCGCCCGCCGCGACGAGTCCGACGAACCACGTCGGCAGGTTCGCCAGTTGCGAGGCCAGCACGACGATAACGTCGCCCTCCGCGCCGCTCATTCCGCTCGCGCCGTACACGTCGCCGACGTTCTTCGCGTAGAGGTCGGTGCCGAACGCGGCGAACGCCGGGGCGCTCAGGTAGAGCAGACAGATGAAGAACAGACCCCAGACGGTGGACCACCGGGCGGTCCGCTCGCTCTCGACCGTGTAGAACCGCACCAGCACGTGGGGAAGTCCGCAGGTGCCGACGATGAGCGAGAACGCCGTCGCAATCCAGAGGTAGAACCCGCCCGTCGAGAACGGTTCGGTGAACTCGGTGTTGAGTTGGCTCAACAGCGCGCCGTACTCGACCTGCGGGAGGAACGTGGAGTAGCCCTGCGTCCACCCGACGGCGTAGAGGCCCGCGAGGAACGCCACGATGAGGATGACGTACTGGACCGCCATGTTCTTGGTCGCCCCGAGCATCCCCGACAGCGCCAGATAGCCGACCGTGATGGCCATCAACAGGATGACCATGGTGGCGTAGTCGCCGCCGAAGACGTAGATGCCGACCAGACCCATCCCGCGGGCCTGCCCCACCGAGTAGACGAACCCGATGAGGATGGTCGTCAACGCGGCGATTGCCCTCGCCGTGTCGGAGTCGAACCGGTCGCCCACGAAGTCGGGCGCGGTGTACTTCCCGAACCGGCGCATCTGGGCCGCGAGGAAGATGAGCAGGATGAAGTAGCCCGTGGACCACCCGACCACGAACGCGAGTCCGTAGTAGCCCGAGAGGGCGATGAGCGCGGCCATGCCGAGGTACGACGCCGCGGACATCCAGTTGGCACCGATGGCCATCCCGTTCTCGATGTTCCCGATGGACCGACCAGCGACCCACAGGTCCTCGGTGTCGGCCACGCGGAAGGCGTAGCCGATGCCGAGGAACAGCAACAGCATTCCGGAGACCATGACCGCCGGAATCAGCTTGAACGAGGCGTTGAGCGCGTCCGGCAGGAGGTCTAGTGGTGTGAACATCATTTGTCGGTCCCTCCGTCAGTCGCGGCGGCCTCCGGTTCCGCGCGTCCCGACGAGTGGTCGATGCCGTACTTCTCGTCCAACTGGTCGCGCTTTCGCGCGTAGACCAGCGAGAGGAGGAGCGCGCCCGTCGGCGCGCCCATCGCGGTCAGGAGGTAGTGGAGTGGAAAGCCCAGCATCGTCGTACTCGTCATGAAGTCGGTGGCGAGGTACGTCGCCGTCACCGGTCCGAAGACGAACACGGCCCACGCCGCGAACATCGTCCAGACGATGCGGAGGTGGTCGCGCATGAACGGAGTCGAGGGCTTGAAGATGTTGACCCGCGCGTCGAGGTAGTCGGTGTCGGCGGTCTGGCGACCGGTCGCTACCCCGCCGTCGGTCTCGATCTCCGGATTCGGTTCTCGGTTTCGTGAGGGATTGTCTGTCTTCCGTGAGTTATTATCTGACATAGATTTCCGTGTGTGTTTGTCTGCCACGTATTTCGGTTCGCGTCTCGTCCGGATTCGTTTCGACCGTCGAAAAGCGAGGGAGTTCTCAGTCGTCGCGTACCTTCGCCTCTATCTCGCTAACCACGTCGGGATTCCGGAGCGTGGAGGTGTCGCCGAGGTCCTCGTCGTTGGCGATGTCCTCGAGCAGGCGGCGCATGATTTTGCCCGAGCGAGTCTTGGGGAGTTCGGGGGTGAACACGACCGCCTCGGGCCGAGCGATGGGACCGATGGCGTCCTCGACGCCCTCGATAATCCGGTCGCGCATCTCGTCGTCGCCCTCGTAGCCGTCCTCGGTGATGACGTAGGCGTAGACCGCCTCGCCTTTCACGTCGTGGTCGCCGCCGACGACTGCGGCCTCTGCCACGCCTTCGACGCCGACGATGGCCGATTCGATTTCCATGGTGCCGAGGCGGTGGCCCGAGACGTTGAGTACGTCGTCCACCCGTCCGAGGACCGTGATGTAGCCGTCCTCGTCTATCTTCGCGCCGTCTTCGGGGAAGTACACCCAGTCGTCGGGGTCGTCCGAATCGGTGTCCGAGTACTCCGCCCAGTACTCCTGAATGTATCGCTCGTCGTTGTTGTACAGCGTCCGGAGCATCCCCGGCCACGGCTTCTGGACCGTGAGGTGTCCGGCTCGTCCGGCCTCGACTTCCTCGCCGTCCGGGTCGATGACCTGCACGTCGAGGCCCGGCAGGGGCGGTCCCGCACTTCCGGGTTTCATGTCTTTCACGCCGGGGAGGGTAGTGACCATCATGCCGCCGGTCTCGGTCTGCCACCACGTGTCCACGATGGGACAGGACTCGTCGCCGATGTGCTTGTAGTACCACTTCCACGCCCGCGGGTTGATGGGTTCGCCGACCGTCCCTAACAGGCGCAGACTCGACAGGTCGTGCTGGTCGGGATACTCGGTCCCCCACTTCATGAACGCCCGAATCGCGGTCGGCGCGGTGTAGAGTTGGTCGGCCTCGTACTCCTCGATAATCTCCCAGAGTCGGTCGCGCTCGGGGTGGTCGGGCGTGCCCTCGTACATCATCGTGGTCGTCCCCAAGGCGAGGGGACCGTAGACGATGTAGGAGTGGCCGGTAATCCACCCGATGTCCGCCGAGCAAAAGTACGTGTCCTCGGGTTTCACGTCCAGTACCGCTTGGGAGGTCCACGCAGTCCACGCCAGATACCCGCCCGTCGTGTGCTTGACGCCCTTGGGTTGTCCCGTGGTCCCCGACGTGTACATCAGGAACAGCATATCCTCGGCGTCACGCGACACCGGTTCGACTTCCGCGCCTTCCTGTTCGGCCACGAGGTCGGCGTACCCGTGGTGGCTCTCGCCCATCGGGTGGTCGTAAGCCTCGCCGAGTCGGTCCACGACAACCACGTCGCTGACCTCGTGTTCGACGCCTTCCAGACCCTCGTCGGCCTTGGCCTTGTGTTCGAGGGGGTCGCCGCGCCGGTAGTAGCCGTCGCAGGTCACGAGGTACTCCGAGTCGGCGGCGTTCATCCGGGTTGCGAGGGCGTCCGCGGAGAAGCCAGCGAAGACGACCGAGTGAGGTGCGCCGATGCGAGCGCACGCGAGCATGGCGATGGGTAGCTCCGGTACCATCGGCATGTACATCGTCACCACGTCGTCCTCGCCGACGCCCATCTCGCGGAGCGCCGCCGCGAACTCGTTGACCTCGCGGTGGAGCTGTTCGTAGGTGTAGGTCCGGTTCTCCTC
It contains:
- the mutL gene encoding DNA mismatch repair endonuclease MutL, which produces MSDRITRLDDATVRKIAAGEVVERPASVVKELVENSLDADADRIDVTVENGGTERIAVSDDGIGMSEDDVRAAVREHTTSKIEDAADLQAGVTTLGFRGEALHTIGAVARTTITTKPRGGDRGTELRMEGGEVESVGPAGCPEGTTVEVTDLFYNTPARRKYLKTTTTEFSHVNTVVTRYALANPDVAVSLTHDGREVFATTGRGDLQSALLSVYGREVATAMIPVEGESDGAVSVSGYVSDPETTRSTREYVSTYVNGRYVSSPVVRDAVLSAYGGQLSAERYPFAVLFLDVAPDEVDVNVHPRKMECRWSDESAVKEAVGTEVEDALLDHGLVRSSAPRGRSAPDETSVEPERERRETQSRLVDEDDGDREQSTLDAAERGDSGSVTPDDTATTDAARDTTDESSARPRTRSRASGPERERGVAAERTSASAGADERGDAEPRADERGRASDPEQTSERERANADGRAADTSEVETTASATTDDASATDSHDESSAESAAGPTGPAADRKFSAPTESETLAGGTTADPDFETLPRMRILGQLQDTYVVAETPEGLVLVDQHAADERVNYERLRAEFEDDATTQMLAQPVELELTAGEAAVFEEYREALERLGFRAERAEGGDGKRDDPAADRRVVVRTAPTVLDETLDPALLRDALGEFVSTDPDDRGDTVEAVADDLLADLACYPSITGNTSLREGSVVELLSALDDCENPYACPHGRPVIIEFGEGEIEDRFERDYPGHAGRRGE
- a CDS encoding VC_2705 family sodium/solute symporter, producing MMFTPLDLLPDALNASFKLIPAVMVSGMLLLFLGIGYAFRVADTEDLWVAGRSIGNIENGMAIGANWMSAASYLGMAALIALSGYYGLAFVVGWSTGYFILLIFLAAQMRRFGKYTAPDFVGDRFDSDTARAIAALTTILIGFVYSVGQARGMGLVGIYVFGGDYATMVILLMAITVGYLALSGMLGATKNMAVQYVILIVAFLAGLYAVGWTQGYSTFLPQVEYGALLSQLNTEFTEPFSTGGFYLWIATAFSLIVGTCGLPHVLVRFYTVESERTARWSTVWGLFFICLLYLSAPAFAAFGTDLYAKNVGDVYGASGMSGAEGDVIVVLASQLANLPTWFVGLVAAGGIAAAIATTAGLFIAASSAAAHDIYTSIINEDATQRQQLIIGRATIIVLGAIVTVTALNPPALVGELVALAFSLAGLVLFPMFFLGLWWENANRQGALAGMTTGLLIWLGAVFNELIFATDAGPVVQVYADLFPAVGAALLGTPIVFAVTIGVSLVTDEPSERIKRIVRQCHSPEPMGQQQSAEDVVSTDGGLTNEESQTSSDFASDGSHVQGDD
- a CDS encoding O-acetylhomoserine aminocarboxypropyltransferase/cysteine synthase family protein — translated: MTDSDDSADSGIHTDSVHAGQDPDPATGSRAPPIYQTSSYVFDDAEHAASLFALEEEGNIYSRLTNPTNATLEERLATLEGGVAALATSSGMAALDLATFMLASVGDNVVTASSLYGGTYTYFTHTAPRRGVEATFVDTLDYDAYDEAIDDDTAFVHLETIGNPALVTPDIQRIADIAHDHDVPLFVDNTFATPYLCNPIDHGADLVWHSTTKWLHGSGSTIGGALVDAGTFPWEDGDYPEIADENPAYHGINFRETFGDAAFAYAARARGLRDLGNQQSPFDAWVTLQKLESMPLRVERHAENALEVAEFLEDHDDVAWVNYPGLESHETHENATKYLDGGYGGMITFGLEGGYEAGRAVTEETELASLLANVGDAKTLVIHPASTTHQQLTEEEQLASGTTPDLVRLSVGIEDVEDIIADLAQAIEAAQDRA
- a CDS encoding DUF7342 family protein, translated to MTNQNPSSSPPWEGDVNETAVEEWVEETTPFERVKDILDTTTEPQFAKEIAERAQVSEPTARKHLSTFAEVGRAEAVPAEQGTQYKRSAQSVAMSRIAAIHREYSKQELTHSIQRLRDKIASLRNEYGANDPDDLAYELESSDEGWQAVARWRTLEENLDVAKAALSLYDFDPDDGAAPQAKAAPHAETAESKERTKGAFAERGSGVDA
- a CDS encoding metallophosphoesterase, which translates into the protein MQFVVSDTHFDHGNIIDYCDRPYDSVEQMNEALVANWNAAVGEDDEVVFLGDLTMANDFGAFSTWVERLDGTIQFVLGDHDEWVMPTLDGVEIRETYQFEYEGVPFYCVHDPDDAPANWRGWVLHGHHHNNWPDRFPFVNPDERRVNVSVELIDYAPLALPTLLDCLTRFTWLDRLPDDVE
- a CDS encoding DUF4212 domain-containing protein, whose translation is MSDNNSRKTDNPSRNREPNPEIETDGGVATGRQTADTDYLDARVNIFKPSTPFMRDHLRIVWTMFAAWAVFVFGPVTATYLATDFMTSTTMLGFPLHYLLTAMGAPTGALLLSLVYARKRDQLDEKYGIDHSSGRAEPEAAATDGGTDK
- a CDS encoding universal stress protein, coding for MYERILIPTDGSDTAAQAVGEALEIAEKFDAEVHTLYVVDTDAAELSLGTEQVERIRQGRFGEMDELEARARDATGDVAERGRERGLEVEEHFRGGRPHKVIADFAEDRDMDLVVMGSHGRSGVSRILLGSVTERVLRSTHRSVLVVDEREAES
- the acs gene encoding acetate--CoA ligase, with the translated sequence MQEEQDVELEARLEDQERFEPPESFVEGANVSDESVYETFEEEWPECWEQAADLLDWNEEYDTVLDDSNPPFYEWFTGGELNASANCLDRHLDERGDEAAIEWVGEPTDEENRTYTYEQLHREVNEFAAALREMGVGEDDVVTMYMPMVPELPIAMLACARIGAPHSVVFAGFSADALATRMNAADSEYLVTCDGYYRRGDPLEHKAKADEGLEGVEHEVSDVVVVDRLGEAYDHPMGESHHGYADLVAEQEGAEVEPVSRDAEDMLFLMYTSGTTGQPKGVKHTTGGYLAWTAWTSQAVLDVKPEDTYFCSADIGWITGHSYIVYGPLALGTTTMMYEGTPDHPERDRLWEIIEEYEADQLYTAPTAIRAFMKWGTEYPDQHDLSSLRLLGTVGEPINPRAWKWYYKHIGDESCPIVDTWWQTETGGMMVTTLPGVKDMKPGSAGPPLPGLDVQVIDPDGEEVEAGRAGHLTVQKPWPGMLRTLYNNDERYIQEYWAEYSDTDSDDPDDWVYFPEDGAKIDEDGYITVLGRVDDVLNVSGHRLGTMEIESAIVGVEGVAEAAVVGGDHDVKGEAVYAYVITEDGYEGDDEMRDRIIEGVEDAIGPIARPEAVVFTPELPKTRSGKIMRRLLEDIANDEDLGDTSTLRNPDVVSEIEAKVRDD